Proteins encoded together in one Telopea speciosissima isolate NSW1024214 ecotype Mountain lineage chromosome 4, Tspe_v1, whole genome shotgun sequence window:
- the LOC122659574 gene encoding protein AGENET DOMAIN (AGD)-CONTAINING P1-like: MAIAYRKGDLVEVSSNDEGFLSSYFATKVLAAGRTLVLVEYETLLTPDESGLLKEIAKYSQVRPRPPEILVSAFRVFEKVDAYDNEGWWVGRITSLRTSLRSLLFFFHTGNQPFLKPVFGGVSLESLLSFSVCSAVHRPPSFTDYWLFVLVGGSI; this comes from the exons ATGGCGATAGCATATCGAAAAGGTGATTTAGTTGAAGTTTCTAGCAACGATGAAGGTTTCTTGAGTTCCTACTTCGCGACGAAGGTTCTCGCAGCAGGAAGAACGCTGGTTCTGGTAGAATATGAGACACTATTAACCCCTGATGAGTCGGGCTTGTTGAAAGAGATCGCAAAATACAGTCAAGTAAGGCCTCGTCCACCTGAGATTCTAGTCTCTGCTTTCCGTGTCTTTGAGAAAGTCGATGCTTATGACAATGAAGGGTGGTGGGTTGGAAGAATCACTTCT TTAAGAACTTCACTCCGCtcccttctattcttcttccacACAGGGAATCAGCCATTTTTGAAACCAGTTTTTGGTGGTGTCTCGTTGGAGagtctcctctccttctctgtttGTTCTGCAGTTCATCGTCCTCCATCGTTCACGGATTATTGGCTCTTTGTTCTCGTTGGAGGATCGATTTGA